One part of the Eulemur rufifrons isolate Redbay chromosome 16, OSU_ERuf_1, whole genome shotgun sequence genome encodes these proteins:
- the ZC3H7B gene encoding zinc finger CCCH domain-containing protein 7B, with protein sequence MERQKRKADIEKGLQFIQSTLPLKQEEYEAFLLKLVQNLLAEGNDLFREKDYKQALVQYMEGLNVADYAASDQVALPRELLCKLHVNRAACYFTMGLYEKALEDSEKALGLDGESIRALFRKARALNELGRHKEAYECSSRCSLALPHDESVTQLGQELAQKLGLRVRKAYKRPQELETFSLLSNGTAAGMSDQETSNGLGSIDDIETDCYVDLRGSPALLPSTPTMPLFPHVLDLLAPLDSSSRALPSTESLDDFSDGDVFGPELDSLLDSLSLVQGSLPGSGVPSELPQLIPVFPGGTPLLPPVVGGSIPVSSPLPPASFGLVMDPSKKLATSVLDALEPPGPTLDPLDLLPYAETRLDALDSFGSTRGSLDKPDSFMEENNSQDHRPPSGTQKPAPSPEPSMPNTALLIKNPLAATHEFKQACQLCYPKTGPRAGDYTYREGLEHKCKRDILLGRLRSPEDQTWKRIRPRPTKTSFVGSYYLCKDMINKQDCKYGDNCTFAYHQEEIDVWTEERKGTLNRDLLFDPLGGVKRGSLTIAKLLKEHQGIFTFLCEICFDSKPRIISKGTKDSPSVCSNLAAKHSFYNNKCLVHIVRSTSLKYSKIRQFQEHFQFDVCRHEVRYGCLREDSCHFAHSFIELKVWLLQQYSGMTHEDIVQESKKYWQQMEAHAGKASSSLGAPRTHGPSTFDLQMKFVCGQCWRNGQVVEPDKDLKYCSAKARHCWTKERRVLLVMSKAKRKWVSVRPLPSIRNFPQQYDLCIHAQNGRKCQYVGNCSFAHSPEERDMWTFMKENKILDMQQTYDMWLKKHNPGKPGEGTPVSSREGEKQIQMPTDYADIMMGYHCWLCGKNSNSKKQWQQHIQSEKHKEKVFTSDSDASGWAYRFPMGEFRLCDRLQKGKACPDGDKCRCAHGQEELNEWLDRREVLKQKLAKARKDMLLCPRDDDFGKYNFLLQEDGDTAGATPEASVAAATIGE encoded by the exons GTCGACACTACCCCTAAAGCAAGAAGAATATGAG GCCTTTCTGCTCAAGCTGGTGCAGAATCTACTCGCTGAGGGCAATGACCTCTTCCGGGAGAAGGACTACAAGCAGGCCCTGGTGCAGTACATGGAGGGGCTGAATGTGGCTGACTACGCTGCCTCTGACCAGGTGGCCCTGCCCCGGGAGCTGCTGTGCAAGCTGCATGTCAACAGGGCCGCCTGCTACTTCACCATG GGCCTGTATGAGAAGGCGCTGGAGGACAGCGAGAAGGCGCTGGGCCTGGACGGTGAGAGCATCCGGGCGCTGTTCCGCAAGGCACGCGCCCTCAACGAGCTGGGACGCCACAAGGAGGCCTATGAGTGCAGCAGCCGGTGCTCCCTCGCGCTGCCCCAT GATGAAAGCGTCACTCAGCTTGGTCAGGAGCTGGCCCAGAAGCTCGGCCTACGTGTGCGCAAGGCATATAAGAGGCCCCAG GAATTGGAAACCTTTTCTCTGCTCAGTAATGGCACTGCAGCTGGCATGTCAGATCAG GAAACTTCCAATGGATTGGGGTCCATAGATGACATCGAAACAG aCTGCTACGTGGACCTTCGGGGCTCTCcggccctcctcccctccacccccacgaTGCCCCTGTTCCCTCACGTTCTGGACCTACTGGCTCCCCtggacagcagcagcagggcccTCCCCAGCACTGAGAGCCTGGATGACTTCTCAGACGGGGATGTCTTTGGCCCTGAGCTGGACAGCCTCCTGGACTCGCTG TCCCTGGTCCAGGGAAGCCTGCCCGGCAGTGGCGTGCCAAGTGAGCTGCCCCAGCTGATACCTGTGTTCCCCGGCGGGACCCCGCTGCTGCCGCCTGTGGTGGGCGGCTCCATCCCCGTCTCCAGCCCACTGCCTCCGGCCTCCTTTGGCCTCGTCATGGACCCCTCCAAGAAGCTGGCCACCTCTGTGCTGGATGCCCTTGAGCCCCCAGGCCCCACACTGGACCCCCTGGACCTGCTGCCGTATGCGGAGACTCGGCTGGATGCACTCGACAGCTTCGGGTCGACCCGAGGCTCCCTGGACAAGCCTGACTCCTTCATGG AGGAGAACAACTCACAGGACCACCGTCCCCCAAGTGGCACTCAGAAACCAGCCCCCTCG CCAGAGCCCTCCATGCCCAACACCGCCTTGCTCATCAAGAACCCCTTGGCTGCCACCCACGAGTTCAAACAGGCCTGCCAGCTCTGCTACCCCAAGACAG GCCCCAGGGCTGGTGACTACACCTACCGTGAGGGCCTTGAGCACAAGTGCAAGCGGGACATCCTGCTCGGCCGGCTCCGGAGCCCCGAGGACCAGACCTGGAAGCGGATCCGGCCCCGGCCCACCAAGACCAGCTTCGTGGGCTCCTACTACCTGTGCAAAG ACATGATTAACAAGCAGGACTGTAAGTACGGGGATAACTGCACCTTCGCCTACCATCAGGAGGAGATCGACGTGTGGACCGAGGAGCGGAAGGGCACCCTCAACCGCGACCTGCTCTTCGACCCACTGGGGGGCGTCAAGCGCGGCAGCCTCACCATCGCCAAGCTCCTTAAGGAGCACCAGGGCATCTTCACTTTCCTCTGTGAG ATCTGCTTTGACAGTAAACCTCGGATCATCAGCAAAGGCACCAAGGACTCTCCGTCTGTCTGCTCCAACCTGGCTGCCAAGCACAGCTTCTACAACAACAA atGCCTGGTGCACATCGTCCGCTCCACCTCCCTCAAGTACTCCAAGATCCGCCAGTTCCAGGAGCACTTCCAGTTTGACGTGTGCCGCCACGAGGTGCGCTACGGCTGCCTGCGGGAGGACAGCTGCCACTTCGCCCACAGTTTTATCGAGCTCAAGGTCTGGCTGCTGCAGCAGTACTCAG GCATGACCCATGAAGACATCGTTCAGGAATCCAAGAAGTACTGGCAGCAGATGGAGGCCCATGCAGGCAAGGCCAGCAGCAGCTTG GGTGCCCCACGGACACACGGGCCCAGCACCTTCGATCTGCAGATGAAGTTTGTGTGTGGCCAGTGCTGGAGGAACGGGCAGGTGGTGGAGCCTGACAAGGACCTCAAGTACTGCAGCGCCAAGGCCCGGCACTG CTGGACCAAGGAGCGGCGGGTCCTGCTGGTGATGTCCAAGGCCAAGAGGAAATGGGTGTCAGTGAGGCCGCTGCCATCCATTCGCAACTTCCCACAGCAATACGAT CTCTGCATCCACGCGCAGAACGGCCGCAAGTGCCAGTATGTGGGGAACTGCTCTTTCGCACACAGCCCCGAGGAGAGGGACATGTGGACGTTCATGAAGGAGAACAAGA TCCTGGACATGCAGCAGACCTATGACATGTGgctgaaaaaacacaacccaggGAAGCCTGGAGAAGGGACCCCAGTCAGTTCTcgggagggagagaagcagatCCAGATGCCCACAGACTACGCTGACATCATG ATGGGCTACCACTGCTGGCTCTGTGGCAAGAACAGCAATAGCAAGAAGCAGTGGCAGCAGCACATTCAGTCTGAGAAGCACAAGGAGAAGGTCTTCACGTCTGACAGTGACGCCAGTGGCTGGGCCTACCGCTTTCCCATGGGCGAGTTCCGACTCTGCGACAG GCTACAGAAGGGCAAGGCCTGCCCAGACGGGGACAAGTGCCGCTGCGCCCACGGACAGGAGGAGCTCAACGAGTGGCTGGACCGGCGCGAGGTGCTGAAGCAGAAGCTGGCCAAGGCTCGCAAGGACATGCTGCTGTGCCCTCGGGATGACGACTTTGGCAAATACAACTTCCTGCTGCAGGAGGACGGGGACACTGCTGGTGCCACCCCAGAAGCCTCTGTTGCTGCTGCCACCATTGGGGAGTAG